The following are encoded together in the Leuconostoc mesenteroides subsp. mesenteroides ATCC 8293 genome:
- a CDS encoding GatB/YqeY domain-containing protein has product MSLLEELNNDIKQAMKDKNKDVLSVIRMVKSTVMNEQINLGHDLTKEEELTVLSREVKQRQDSLTEFEKGNREDLAAGIRAELAILAKYLPEPLSDEEIIELVKDAIQKTGATSPKDMGKVMGIVTPQVKGKADGKFVANQVKNLLKG; this is encoded by the coding sequence ATGAGTTTATTAGAAGAGTTAAATAATGATATAAAGCAGGCCATGAAAGACAAAAACAAAGATGTTTTGTCAGTGATTCGCATGGTTAAATCAACGGTTATGAACGAGCAGATTAATTTAGGCCATGATTTAACAAAGGAAGAAGAATTAACAGTCCTCTCACGTGAAGTTAAACAACGTCAAGATTCGTTGACAGAGTTTGAGAAAGGCAATCGAGAAGATTTAGCTGCTGGTATTCGTGCAGAGCTAGCTATTTTAGCAAAGTATTTGCCAGAACCTTTGAGTGACGAAGAGATTATCGAATTGGTGAAGGACGCAATCCAAAAGACGGGCGCTACATCTCCAAAAGATATGGGCAAAGTGATGGGTATTGTCACGCCTCAAGTCAAAGGAAAAGCTGACGGTAAATTTGTTGCTAATCAAGTGAAAAATCTGTTAAAAGGTTAA
- the rpsU gene encoding 30S ribosomal protein S21: MAKVIVRKNESLDDALRRFKRGVSKDGTLQEYRKREYYVKPSVARKLKSEAAQKRNKKKGR, encoded by the coding sequence ATGGCAAAGGTCATCGTACGTAAGAACGAATCTTTGGATGATGCATTGCGTCGCTTCAAGCGTGGTGTTTCAAAAGACGGTACTCTCCAAGAATACCGTAAGCGCGAATACTATGTTAAGCCTTCAGTTGCTCGTAAATTGAAGTCTGAAGCAGCACAAAAGCGTAACAAGAAGAAGGGTCGTTAA
- a CDS encoding PucR family transcriptional regulator, with the protein MNVKELLANPVLAEYPILAGAEGLNREINQVGMIDAPDFDEYIAPGQLLLTTGFLFKEDWTLLRDLIIALDHHNAAGLGIKTNRHLSQLPRDIIILANKRRVPILMTPTDELMPQTIQNITDIILNTHTGELHQIVNINHQLSTMQTNNTYQHLLNLSAEILEAPLTLLDSHFRALYASTDLLPQRDFFTKFLREESGIDYLNLTQKVHVTFNNTIFEISPIFSALNENKAFAAIMSSNKTLSDFELLKREQVITALGFSNSRTDLLNETEFRNRSGFFLNIMQHGLSDDAIDNYLKNANIDSKNPYRVAVIDFTAKKTVIETHQFEILQALTRWFVNESNWSVLLFSYKQQLILLVDNKIDTRAFLKELYDFLTSQSKLEYNFTIGFSRVAEPIRALADLYEQANHALQLTSVAHPIMRFRPKSAQEMLNLLPKQESDAFVERILGPILDNPSLLKTLETYMFLHQNVTAVASDMFVHRNTINYRLKKISELLDVNLDMPDVLVDIQLAFLLLD; encoded by the coding sequence ATGAACGTTAAAGAATTATTAGCTAACCCCGTATTAGCAGAATACCCAATTTTAGCAGGCGCCGAAGGGCTCAATCGCGAGATCAACCAAGTGGGTATGATTGATGCACCAGATTTTGATGAATATATTGCTCCTGGTCAATTACTGCTCACTACCGGCTTTTTGTTCAAAGAAGATTGGACATTACTGCGAGACTTAATTATCGCGCTAGATCATCATAATGCTGCTGGCTTGGGCATTAAGACGAACCGGCATTTATCACAGCTGCCACGTGATATTATTATATTAGCCAACAAACGTCGAGTACCAATCCTCATGACCCCAACTGATGAATTGATGCCACAAACAATTCAAAATATTACTGATATTATTCTGAACACTCATACGGGTGAACTGCATCAAATTGTTAATATTAATCATCAGTTGTCAACGATGCAAACTAATAATACTTATCAGCATCTGTTAAATCTTAGCGCGGAAATTTTAGAAGCACCACTAACCTTGTTGGACTCACATTTTCGTGCCTTATATGCCAGTACTGATTTACTTCCACAACGTGACTTTTTCACCAAATTTTTACGAGAAGAATCTGGAATTGATTATTTGAATTTAACTCAAAAAGTGCACGTTACCTTCAATAATACAATTTTCGAGATTTCTCCCATTTTTTCTGCTCTAAACGAAAATAAAGCCTTTGCAGCTATTATGAGTTCGAATAAGACACTATCAGATTTTGAACTTTTAAAACGCGAACAAGTAATTACTGCATTGGGATTTTCAAATTCGAGAACCGATTTGTTAAATGAAACTGAGTTTCGCAACCGTTCTGGCTTCTTTTTGAACATTATGCAACACGGGCTAAGTGATGACGCGATTGACAATTATCTAAAGAACGCAAATATTGATTCTAAAAATCCCTATCGCGTAGCGGTTATTGACTTTACAGCGAAAAAAACAGTCATTGAAACACATCAATTTGAAATATTACAAGCACTGACACGCTGGTTTGTTAACGAATCAAACTGGTCTGTACTCCTATTTTCCTATAAACAGCAACTGATTTTGTTAGTTGATAACAAAATTGATACACGCGCATTTCTCAAAGAACTATACGATTTTCTAACATCACAATCAAAGTTAGAATATAACTTTACCATCGGCTTTTCTCGAGTCGCAGAACCCATTCGTGCATTAGCAGATCTTTATGAACAAGCTAACCATGCGCTTCAGCTGACATCAGTAGCACATCCGATTATGCGATTTAGACCCAAGAGTGCCCAAGAAATGTTAAACTTGTTACCCAAGCAAGAGAGCGATGCTTTTGTGGAAAGAATTCTAGGCCCAATTTTAGACAATCCAAGTCTTCTCAAAACTTTGGAAACCTATATGTTCTTACATCAAAATGTAACAGCCGTCGCTTCTGATATGTTTGTACACCGGAATACCATTAATTATCGCTTGAAAAAAATATCTGAGTTATTAGATGTTAACCTTGACATGCCTGATGTTTTGGTCGATATTCAATTAGCTTTTTTGTTACTTGATTAG
- a CDS encoding amino acid permease, translating into MSQQKNATMNADGTIRGLKKKHVQMIAIGGTIGTGLFLGAGNSIAKTGPSILIVYAVLGAFFFMMMRGIGEMLYADPSQHTFVSFISKYVGAGAGYFAGWSYWIGLLFVAMAELTAVSTYVKFWFPSWKTWIIQILFLFVLTMINLIAVRVFGETEYWFAMIKIIAIVAMIVTGLILIFTGFKAPASGGHTVASFSNVFSNFSLFPNGASMFFAAFPMVFFAFQGMEFVGITTAETENPREVLPKAINTIIIRILIFYLGAMIIIMSIINWHVIAKTPESSPFVMVFQLAGFKAAATIINFVVLTSAASALNSAIYSAGRHFYQLAEESDSKFMINFREISSNGVPAKAIIFTAILVLISPVINSIPQITSAFGLITSISSNMYIIVYAMTMYAHRKFRESTNFMPDGFLMPGYKWTSPLTLLFFVSIYASLFFQADSRVAAIGAILFTIVFGYLSHRKFSTKNAVTV; encoded by the coding sequence ATGAGTCAACAAAAAAACGCAACGATGAATGCCGATGGTACCATACGTGGTTTGAAAAAGAAGCACGTACAGATGATTGCCATTGGCGGTACCATTGGTACAGGACTTTTCTTGGGAGCCGGAAACTCTATAGCTAAAACTGGGCCATCAATTTTGATTGTATACGCAGTACTTGGTGCATTTTTCTTTATGATGATGCGGGGAATTGGTGAAATGCTTTATGCAGACCCTTCCCAACATACATTTGTTTCTTTTATCAGTAAGTATGTTGGTGCTGGAGCGGGATATTTCGCTGGATGGTCCTATTGGATTGGACTACTTTTCGTAGCTATGGCAGAATTAACAGCCGTATCAACTTACGTTAAGTTTTGGTTCCCAAGTTGGAAAACTTGGATAATTCAAATTCTCTTTTTGTTTGTTTTAACTATGATTAACTTAATTGCCGTCAGAGTATTTGGTGAAACAGAATACTGGTTTGCCATGATTAAGATCATTGCTATTGTAGCGATGATTGTAACGGGTCTAATATTAATCTTTACAGGATTTAAGGCGCCCGCAAGTGGTGGTCATACTGTCGCTTCATTTAGTAATGTATTCTCAAACTTTTCACTATTTCCAAATGGTGCTTCGATGTTCTTCGCTGCCTTTCCAATGGTATTTTTCGCCTTCCAAGGTATGGAATTCGTCGGTATCACAACAGCTGAAACGGAAAATCCACGTGAGGTTCTGCCAAAAGCCATTAATACAATTATTATCCGTATTTTGATTTTCTACTTAGGTGCCATGATTATTATTATGTCGATCATTAATTGGCATGTTATCGCTAAAACACCTGAATCAAGTCCCTTCGTTATGGTGTTCCAATTGGCTGGATTCAAAGCGGCTGCTACAATAATTAACTTTGTCGTACTAACATCTGCTGCTTCAGCCTTAAACTCAGCCATCTATTCTGCAGGACGACACTTCTACCAATTAGCTGAAGAGTCAGATTCAAAGTTTATGATTAATTTTCGTGAAATTTCATCAAATGGTGTTCCTGCTAAAGCAATTATATTCACAGCTATCTTAGTGTTAATATCACCAGTGATTAATTCGATACCACAGATTACCAGTGCATTCGGTTTAATTACATCGATCTCATCAAACATGTATATCATCGTTTATGCAATGACAATGTATGCTCATCGTAAATTCCGTGAATCAACTAATTTTATGCCAGATGGCTTCCTGATGCCAGGATACAAGTGGACTAGTCCACTAACATTGCTATTCTTCGTCAGCATTTACGCCAGTTTGTTCTTTCAAGCTGACTCTCGTGTTGCTGCCATCGGCGCAATTTTGTTCACGATAGTATTCGGTTACCTTTCTCACCGAAAGTTTTCTACAAAAAATGCAGTAACCGTGTAA
- a CDS encoding YitT family protein, producing MQKIVHNFMKNQYAGRIGGAVFYGVIVAFAMNYFWHPGHIYSSGFTGFAQLVSTLTGDRIPVALALALVNLPMLAVAWWKLSWRFAIFTTLAVLLSSALIPVFDTTRVLTTDPLINAMFGGALNGMAVGTALRYGVGTGGLDVIGLLVKKHYGFKMGPINLSFNALIMVGAGLTYGWKYALYSIVGVIISSRMIDVFYTRQQQMQVMIITTKPDEMVDSIQNKLRRGVTIIDEARGGYTGRERSVLLTVITQQERFELREAIKEVDEQAFSSTWKIEHTVGRFYEPEL from the coding sequence ATGCAAAAAATTGTTCACAATTTTATGAAAAACCAATACGCTGGTCGTATTGGTGGCGCGGTATTTTATGGTGTAATCGTTGCCTTTGCAATGAATTATTTCTGGCATCCAGGGCATATTTATTCCTCTGGATTCACAGGATTTGCCCAACTTGTTTCGACTTTAACTGGCGATAGAATTCCCGTCGCTTTAGCGCTAGCCTTGGTTAACTTACCAATGTTAGCCGTTGCATGGTGGAAGTTGTCGTGGAGATTTGCTATCTTTACAACGCTAGCAGTTTTGCTCAGTTCGGCGTTAATTCCTGTCTTTGATACCACGCGTGTTTTAACAACTGACCCGTTAATAAACGCTATGTTTGGTGGCGCGCTTAATGGTATGGCGGTTGGTACAGCATTACGGTATGGCGTCGGAACAGGTGGTTTAGATGTTATTGGTCTCCTAGTTAAGAAGCATTACGGCTTTAAAATGGGACCAATTAATTTATCTTTCAATGCCTTGATTATGGTCGGTGCTGGGCTAACATATGGTTGGAAGTATGCTTTGTACTCAATTGTAGGTGTTATTATTAGTTCACGAATGATAGATGTTTTCTATACACGACAGCAGCAAATGCAAGTGATGATTATTACTACTAAACCAGATGAAATGGTGGATAGTATTCAAAATAAGCTTCGACGAGGCGTTACCATTATCGATGAGGCGCGTGGTGGTTACACTGGGAGGGAGCGTTCGGTGCTACTAACCGTTATCACGCAGCAAGAACGATTTGAGTTACGAGAAGCAATCAAAGAGGTTGATGAACAAGCTTTCTCTTCTACTTGGAAAATCGAACACACTGTGGGACGTTTCTACGAGCCAGAGTTATAG
- the aspS gene encoding aspartate--tRNA ligase, producing the protein MKRTNYAGLIDETYLNQTVTLTGWVQKRRDFGDLIFVDLRDREGIVQLTFNATNADALAVAEKVRSEYVLKITGHVIERAENQINTKIKSGTIEVDVTEAEILSTSKTPPFYIEDDVNANEELKLQYRYLDLRRPEMQKNLRIRSKIMSSAMHFMDTHDFINIETPVLAKSTPEGARDYLVPSRVFPGSFYALPQSPQLFKQLLMGAGFDRYFQIARAFRDEDLRGDRQPEFTQMDVETSFMTADEIRELVNAWVKAMMHDVVDFDLDTAEIPTLTWQESMDRFGTDKPDLRIAYEIKDLSETVKNSEFGVFANAIKGGGVVKALAVPGGADHYSRKDIDKLTKYIERFGAKGLAWMKVAPEGLTGPIAKFFDDEAQAALIASADAQVGDLLLFGAGRADVVSATLDYLRRETAKALDLIDQTNPWAFAWIVDWPLFEYSEDFDRWIAAHHPFTMPNEEDLHYLNDGEDPHKAHAQSYDLVLNGYELGSGSIRIHRMDIQEKMLKALGFTPEKAHEAFGFLLEGMEYGFPPMGGIALGLDRLAMLLAGQENIREVIAFPKNSRATEPMTEAPTRVEGKQLNELGLFVPEAE; encoded by the coding sequence ATGAAACGTACTAATTACGCAGGATTAATTGATGAAACATATTTAAATCAGACAGTCACATTGACCGGTTGGGTGCAAAAACGACGTGATTTTGGAGACTTGATATTCGTTGATTTACGTGATCGAGAAGGTATCGTACAATTAACTTTTAACGCAACAAATGCGGACGCACTAGCAGTCGCTGAAAAAGTTCGTAGTGAATATGTTCTAAAGATTACTGGGCATGTTATTGAACGTGCTGAAAATCAAATTAACACAAAAATAAAATCTGGAACAATCGAAGTCGATGTAACAGAGGCGGAAATTTTGTCAACGTCAAAAACACCACCATTTTATATTGAAGATGATGTGAATGCCAATGAAGAATTAAAGCTACAGTATCGTTACTTAGATTTGCGCCGCCCTGAGATGCAAAAAAACTTGCGCATTCGTTCAAAAATTATGAGTAGCGCCATGCATTTTATGGATACTCATGATTTTATTAACATCGAAACGCCAGTACTAGCAAAATCAACACCAGAAGGTGCCCGTGACTACTTAGTGCCATCTCGTGTTTTCCCAGGGTCATTCTATGCCTTACCACAATCACCACAATTATTTAAACAATTGTTGATGGGTGCAGGGTTCGATCGTTATTTCCAAATTGCCCGTGCTTTCCGTGATGAAGATTTGCGTGGTGACCGTCAACCAGAATTCACGCAAATGGACGTAGAAACGTCATTTATGACAGCCGATGAAATCCGTGAGTTGGTCAATGCATGGGTTAAGGCGATGATGCATGACGTTGTAGATTTTGATCTTGATACAGCTGAAATTCCAACTTTGACATGGCAAGAGTCTATGGATCGCTTTGGTACTGATAAGCCAGATTTACGTATAGCCTACGAAATCAAGGATTTGTCTGAAACAGTAAAAAATAGTGAATTTGGTGTGTTTGCAAATGCTATTAAAGGTGGCGGTGTTGTTAAAGCATTGGCTGTTCCTGGTGGGGCTGACCATTATTCACGTAAAGACATTGACAAGCTAACAAAATACATCGAACGTTTCGGTGCAAAAGGTCTAGCTTGGATGAAAGTAGCGCCAGAAGGCTTGACCGGTCCTATTGCTAAATTCTTTGATGACGAAGCACAGGCAGCATTGATTGCTTCGGCAGACGCTCAAGTCGGAGATTTGTTGTTATTTGGTGCCGGACGTGCTGATGTCGTTTCAGCGACTCTAGATTATTTGCGTCGTGAAACAGCTAAAGCATTAGATTTGATTGATCAAACGAATCCTTGGGCATTTGCTTGGATTGTGGATTGGCCATTGTTTGAATACTCTGAAGACTTTGACCGCTGGATTGCTGCTCATCACCCATTCACGATGCCAAATGAAGAAGACTTACACTACTTGAATGATGGTGAAGATCCTCATAAGGCACATGCGCAAAGCTACGATTTAGTACTAAATGGTTACGAACTAGGATCTGGATCAATTCGTATTCATCGTATGGATATCCAAGAAAAGATGCTAAAGGCACTTGGATTTACTCCTGAAAAAGCACATGAAGCCTTTGGATTTTTGCTTGAGGGTATGGAATATGGTTTCCCACCAATGGGTGGTATCGCACTAGGATTGGATCGTTTGGCAATGCTACTAGCTGGCCAAGAAAATATTCGTGAAGTGATTGCTTTCCCAAAGAATTCACGAGCTACTGAACCAATGACAGAGGCACCAACTCGTGTTGAAGGCAAACAACTGAACGAATTAGGATTGTTTGTTCCAGAAGCAGAGTAA
- the hisS gene encoding histidine--tRNA ligase: MAKPIFQRPKGTADLLPQKTVQWQHVEAVARVLFGDYNFKEIRTPLFENFEVFSRSAGDTSDVVTKEMYDFHDKGDRHIALRPEGTAGVVRAYVENKLYGPEFDKPYKAFYMGPMFRYERPQAGRFRQFHQIGAEVFGSDSPALDAEVIAMVIDFFQTLGLKNLKVAINTLGDKESRDAYRQALIDYLKPHFDELSADSQARLEKNPLRVLDSKDPRDQVFVADAPSILDFLSEKSTKHWEKLQDILTALNLDFDIDTTMVRGLDYYNDTIFEIMTTDESLKGAATIAGGGRYSGLVEEFGGPETPGVGFGIGVERLLDLLQAQNVAPTEEQNLDFYVVNIGDTTDVIATKIVQAVRSFGYVAERDYLSKSAKAQFKAADRHHAKYVITIGEQELEEQIVNIKNMTNGEQKSVQLSELYTNLPLIMDAEGNKE; this comes from the coding sequence ATGGCAAAACCAATATTTCAACGTCCCAAAGGAACAGCAGATTTACTACCTCAAAAAACAGTACAGTGGCAACATGTAGAAGCAGTTGCCCGTGTTTTATTTGGTGACTATAATTTCAAAGAAATTCGCACACCGTTATTTGAAAATTTCGAAGTCTTTTCACGCTCAGCTGGTGATACATCTGATGTTGTGACAAAAGAAATGTATGATTTTCATGATAAGGGTGATCGTCATATCGCTTTGCGTCCGGAAGGTACCGCAGGTGTCGTCCGAGCATATGTGGAAAATAAATTATATGGACCGGAATTTGACAAACCATATAAGGCATTTTACATGGGGCCGATGTTCCGTTATGAACGGCCACAGGCTGGTCGTTTCCGTCAATTCCATCAAATAGGTGCAGAGGTATTCGGATCAGATTCGCCCGCATTAGATGCTGAAGTAATTGCGATGGTCATTGATTTTTTCCAAACGCTTGGGTTAAAAAATTTGAAAGTTGCGATTAATACCTTGGGAGATAAGGAGTCCAGGGATGCTTACCGACAAGCTTTAATTGATTATCTGAAACCTCATTTTGATGAACTATCTGCAGATTCACAAGCTCGGTTAGAAAAAAATCCATTACGTGTATTGGACTCTAAAGATCCCCGTGATCAGGTCTTTGTTGCAGATGCACCATCAATCCTGGACTTTTTGTCTGAAAAATCGACTAAACACTGGGAAAAGTTGCAAGATATTTTAACTGCATTGAATTTAGACTTTGACATTGACACAACAATGGTTCGAGGATTGGATTATTATAACGACACAATTTTTGAAATCATGACTACAGATGAAAGTTTAAAAGGCGCTGCAACGATTGCTGGTGGCGGTCGTTACTCTGGTTTGGTTGAGGAATTTGGTGGTCCGGAAACACCAGGTGTTGGCTTTGGTATTGGTGTAGAACGTTTGTTGGATTTATTGCAAGCGCAAAATGTTGCTCCAACAGAGGAACAGAATTTAGACTTTTACGTAGTTAACATCGGTGATACTACTGATGTTATCGCAACAAAAATTGTTCAAGCTGTTCGCTCATTTGGTTACGTTGCTGAACGTGATTATTTGTCAAAATCAGCGAAAGCACAATTCAAGGCAGCTGATCGTCATCATGCCAAATATGTCATAACGATTGGCGAGCAAGAACTTGAAGAACAAATTGTTAACATCAAGAATATGACCAATGGCGAACAAAAGTCTGTTCAATTGTCAGAGCTTTATACCAATTTACCACTTATCATGGATGCAGAAGGGAACAAGGAATGA